ACATATAGCATAAGTATAACTTAATTAACAAAATGAAAGAAGATAAAAGGAGATGCTTGAGCATAAAGTGCATCCAAAACATAGAACAGCAAGAAAATTAATGTTCATGATTACACaatgaaaataatgaaaattaaCATGCAGTACTAAGATAATGCAATCTctgaaattattattatttgtttcGATGGACACTTTTTTTTGACACTTTCCTAGCTACAATGTGGCTAAATAACTACACGAAAGAGGAGCTAAAATTCAAAGAGAATATTGAGAAAATGACTTGTAAGTAAGAGAAAAGAATAAAATCTCATCAAAGAAAAGGTGAAACCAACAGATGAATAAATGAATCATCGTTTAATTAATTACCTTGTCAAAGAAGGGCAAAATGTAATCGCATAATCCGCGCCTGTACACGTAAAAGTACTGGTGGCGTCATCATAAGCATAACTATACGACCTCGGACACGCTGACTTGAAAATCTGTGAATAAACCGATGGCTGACAGGTGTCTGGAGTACTATACGCGCCGCTGCAACAGTACTCAGGACTCCCAAACGCCTCGCAAGCGCTCCTGCACGCCTGCCCACCATCGACTTGTAACTCAGTTGGGCATTGCTGGTTCAGATCCGCAATACATCCTGTTGCGCCACACACACCCGACCCGCCAACTGCTTCCACTATCATTGGCAAATTATACCCATCAACTAAGCTCACATCGTAGAAGTCCTGAAGGCTACCTGACCCGAGTGTGAACTCGGCCAGGGTTGCAGGCGGGGTTGCACCCGCCCCGTTACACTCCACTTGGTTTGACCCGCAGTCACCCGTGGCACATGTTCCTACACCTGAGTTGGCATCAAAGTTGCAGCCGGTTCTGCCCCAGAACCGGCCCGACCAACCGGGTGGGCCTTGGAGGGCTGCCGACCTGCTCGGTGGGAGTTCAAACCCGGTGCTACCCAATTGAGTGTTACCTAGAATTCCGGGCCATACCGTGTAGTCACACGTGTTTATGAAGGTAAATGTAGCCCCTGAAATGCCTGAAATATCAAAAGGGTACCCATTacaataagtaaattaaatactACATTACCCGCCTTATTACATTTACACATAAATCATTACTCATAACTAAGCCAATCTCGATTCgagaaatcaaaatttgattatttttctttaaaaatttacCTCTGGTGATCACAAGCAAAATGAGGCTGAGGAAGAGAGGGGAAGGGTATGAGAGGATAGGATCCATTTGAAAACAGAGAAAACAGAATCTTTAAATCTGCTAATGTGAGAATTCAATATGGACTAAAAGAAGATGTGGGTTTTTTCCCCAATGGTAATCTGAAGAAGATGATAGAGGAAGaaggagatgaagaagaagaacaagagtGGGTGATGATGGAAGGTTTTGTGAAATGacagagaagagaagaggaaggagattTGGGTTGAGATTTGCAGCCCatataaataacaaaaattctGAGAGTTTGGTGAATTTGGATGGGGCAGGGGATAGGGAAGAAGTGCTGAAGGGAAGACACTTGTTAACCTTCTTGAGGAGATctctttgtgtatatatatatatgcacgcCGGATCAGGCAAGGGATCCCGGACGAAGCGTTTCGTGCAGACCTCGCGTCTTAGCTGTTGGACCGTGTTTTCAATGGTTCGGATCTGCGGATGGTTTATaaccggtcacaattaacttttttttggaaaagtttcattaaaatctagaCTATTGAAAATACGATCCAACGGTTGAGATCATGGTCCGCACAAAACGCTCCGTCCGGGATCCCTTACTTgatccggactatatatatatatagaaaaacctctaaaaaaacctccccaagttcccgatcgaattttgatgatccgagccgctcaatgtaatcaaaacgtgattttaagagtacccgaatgaaatcagcaaaaaaaaatgaccggaaaggattgaactttattgaacggttcaataaaaaacagttaaaatcaagcccttctcgatttttttttttgccaatttctcgcgagcGACCATTTAAATCACGTTccgaacacattgagcggctcggatcatcaaaatttgatcggaaactatgagattaaaatttggagggtttttttagaggttttttttaagggtctccaGAACTGCCtcgtatatatatttgtgtgtgtgtgtgtgtgttattaTATAGATTTGTTTTAATAACCGGATTCCGGGCTAGGTTGCgtgtacctcgactaattccggaaCCATGAAAACAACAGTTGGACAAACCCTCTGGTGGCCCTGAGGTTTGGAACGTGTGGCCTACACAAAATTCGAAGACCAATTACTTGTGTCCATTTGGCCAAACCTCTGGCTTATATTATAAAAGTTTTGATAAGGAAGAATGGAATAAAATATGAaacagttttttacttttttgaacgTTAAAAAATTGAAACAGTTGAGTGAGGACAAAATGGACGTAATTTACGGTTGCCAAAGTgccaaattttggaccaaatcgGAGGGTTGTGAATTGTGATGCCTTAACTTTAAGATAAGAAAGgtgtggttttatttttttaatggcaCTTTGGTGAGTTTCTACTCAATGCCCCTAGCTTGGAAAACAAAGGCAAGTGATGGGCTAGAGAATAAAGGGGCAGGAAATTAGAATTCCAAAGGacagaagagaagaaaagaacatTAAAAAGGGGTTTATAAAATATAGAAGAGAAAActacttttcatttttgtcaaaaaatgaaACAGTTATTGTCCTTTTTTTCGCTACATTGTAGGTAAAATATACCAAAATTAAAGACCGCTGTCTGCCATCATTCGTATAGTAAATTTATAACGGCTAAAAataattctttaattttttcaaattattgatttttttctgAACTAGTTTGATATCCGTTATTGTTTCTCATGCGTTAATCTTGTGGTTTAGTTTGGACGGTtaggcccttttttttttttttcccattataTTTTGCTTGAAAGCTTTACGTGTCGTATGGCTTTGAAATAAACGGCAACTCAATAGGTCGGTCGTTCGACTCAAGCCCAGATAGCATTGTTAAATGAAGTTTTTGCTTGTATAACAATTGTATCACCTAATGGGATatctttcaataaatttttacctTTGGCATCTTCTATGACATATATTAACTATCATGGGAGAGTTGGTATCTAGAGGTTTACAAGTTGAAAGGGTCTCAAGCtcaacaaatcaaaaaataatccTGAGGCTGTAACAAATGGAATTAGCAATCcactttttctttattttctaatcaaatttCAAGGACAACATTCCCTTATAAGCTGCAAATTCCTACTTGGATTGAAAGGACCTCAACAAGTAGAATAAAGAGTAAGGGTTGGCTACATCGGATGACATTTGACGAATAATGTTTGAGTTCTTTCACATTATCGTAACCATCTGAGCTAGCTGACCTGTTAACCTTTAGCCTAATCACGTGGTTCAAAAGTTAACCTCTAGTTAAACAATAGTTTCTTGGGTTTCCTtaattatctttatttttttattagcaaaagaaattttattaatcttagAACCAAAGTTACAGAGATTAAAAAGAAACGGGGAAACGATATTACAACCAAAGACCTACATTTGGTTGGGTTTCCTTATTTTAAGGTGGGAAGATTGTGAAAGCCCAACCCATTTGGTTGTCGCACATTGGTGCGTGAATTGAAATGAATGTAATATATAAGAAAACCCAAGCAGCTATTGTATAATATGAGTTTAATTTTTGAAGCCATGTGATTAAGTTAAGGATTAGCAGGTCAGCTGGCTTAGGTTGTTACAGTTTTGAATTTAGATTTCAAATGGTGAGATTCcgagggacaaaaaaaaagggtaaaagcCGTGAAAAACTTGGTGAAAAGATGCATAAACCAAGTGGAATGATATGTCAATGCTTTCTTCGACACCGAAAGATTCTAATTTCCTCATTTTGAGCACGATGATTTTATTTTGCACAATTTCGCCATTATTAGTTTTCCATTACTTGGTTTGACGAGAGTCggaaaaaatttgagaagtaaaaaattatgacaaaaaaacttcaaatttatgtgtaaagacaaaaataatccaaaaaaaaatctatctgTTTTAAATTATTCTTTtatttagtgaatttttttaacctttCATCATAACTattaactttttagatttctcccATCGAGACAAGTCAAtaatgcaaaaacaaaatagtctcaaaactaacaaagatggaaaaattcatcaaggacaaaaaaatagtaatcCTCTTGGATTATCACTTAGCCAAAACACCCCTGATCACAGCATAAATGGGATGTTAATTACTTCAATAAAATCAAGATTTTAGGGTTACCCCACTTCTGTCTGCATCAAAGGATTCTGCCTAACTAACGTGCATGTTTGGGGAAATAGTTTCCTTCAAGAATCTAAGCCATATTCTACATTTCTATTTGTCCACACAACTTTAAATTCGAATAGGATTCTTAAGGATCCGATAAAACAAAACAAGCAACTTGATTTCTGAGTTAAAATAGTCAAGTTTGTtgacaaaaatttgacatcttTTGACTTTAAGACTTGCGTATCGCATTAACAGAACGATAAAAAAACTCACTTATTTAGTTAACAGGTTTTGCCGGCCTAATGTTTTCATTTGACGGCCAGACAGGTATTTCTACAATGTATTACATGTTCTTGGTCGTTTTTTTTCCTCAGTCGTTTTCTGTTTCCGATTTTCGCCAACTGTTTCCGGAAAAGATTACAAAAAGCTTTCTAAAACACCAACCCAGTTTCTAGAAACACCAAAAATCAAATGTTTTGAGAAATTGTTTTTACCAAAAAGTACAAGAAAGAGCATTTTTTAGTGAGTGCCCAATATTGGTGAAATCATGGGCTGAAGAAGGCCAATGGGTTAGCCCACCTGAATATATATTTTGAGATTATTGGGCCCTACAATATATGTAGAGTATatacaaagaagaaaaagcagCAATCACATGGCATTTTTTTCAGGTGTCAACGACATGTGGAATTAATAAAATTGGTCAGTGGAGACTGGAGAATCATGTTTGGTAACGTCTTGTTTtcataaataataatttattttatactAACAGAAATGTTAAGATACAGGATCGATTGTCCATGAAACTGTTCAGGAAATGAATTAAACGGTCCAATTTCTAAATAAACTGTCTATGAGGCTTTCTTTTCTTAAATATCAAATATCcatctcattaaaaaaaaaaaaaaatatggggtTGCATTCAACTCATATCTCAAAGTTACTCCCTCTCTAAATCATATAATTCGTGTGCGTGAGTGAAGCGGAAGCGTTAAATTAAGCGTCTCTGAAACCATCCCAACCAACAAAAATTCGCAAGAGCGAAGATGGAAAGCACAAGAGCAGTGCAAGAATTAAAAGCAGAAGCGCAAGGCATTTCAAAGGATTCTTCGCATTATGCGAAGAAGCTCCCACTCATCCCACTCATTCAAACATATTACCTATAATAATAATACGTAGTTACGTACACTAATCTACTGGAAACATGATTCCATGAAAGTATCTCAAAAAAGTAGTATTCCCCAACCATTTGTTGTTGTTCTTTAATTAATAGTATTTGGTTTACGTTAGAGTCAATGAACTTGTAATTAAGTTGTAAATGCATGTGACGTAGAAACGGATCACATGGAAGAAGTTATCAGAGAATTAGAAAAAATGAGACAATTAAAACTTAATATAATTATTCTTTCATAAAAAAAGGTGTTGCCTAAAGAAGAGAAAATCAGTATGTGGAAAGTTGACAGCTTTTCATGTACGTGTTATCACTTGCCAGCACCAGCAGATGATCGTTTGCAAATTTACTTTGAAATCtagcgcgcacacacacactagctctctctctctctctctctctctctctctctctctctctctctctctctctctctctctctctctctctctctctctctctctctctattactGTATATATGACCATTCGTCAAATATGGTGGTGTTCATGTGGATAAGATCTTATAAAAAAGGTTATACGTCGAGTAAGCACTTCGAATGGTGACCCaagttttcaacttttcttcccCACGAGGGAAAAAAATGGATAGAAATTTTGTTATGGCTTTTCAAATTACGGAGAAGGTTCATGAGTTTTTTTTACAGACACAGATATCAATCACAGATATTGTAGTTATGTTAGAGATCGTTCAATGCACGTAGATCCCACACGATACGGATTAGAGTGAGATACACGGGCATCAACCGGATACGTACGCACGTATTTGTGTCTGAATATGTGCTCGAACATCTGTGTTCAAAGCATTTTTCTTGAAAGCGCGTTGTATCGACCATGCAAAAAAGGGATGGAAAGGAAAGGACAAAACGACAAACACACTGACGTGCAAAGGTGTGAATTTAAGGTGGCATTTGATTGACCCACAAAGTATAAATACGTGTGGGGTTCGAACAATGAGATTTTTCTAAAGATTTTTGGATAATGGTGTTATTTGTCATGTAATTAATTGCATGGCCATCTTGCatgtgatttatttttattccctTTCCTTTATTTGGTACTTTCTTCTACCAATCGGTGAAAACAAAGGCATGAGACAGGCTGGGCTTGACAGGTGACTCGATGGTATCGGTTGGTATCGACACTAGTCCCTTGGACAAGTTGCAGTCGTGAAGCACATTAAGACCCGATGATTATTGAGGCATGTATGCTAAACAGGAAGCTAGCTTGTGAGACAATACAATCAGCAAAACGGCCAAGTACTTGGAGCTAGGTTAGATCATGAAATTGGCCTGGGTTGAATcccttttccccttttttcttccctttcggcTTCAACTATTTCACAACAGTACCAAGTTGTGAAATAGTAGATATTACCATACGCAGTATCGATCCTTCAGAAAGGGCTCGAATAATGGTGCAATACTTCTTCGAGATCTCTACAATTCACAATAGACTTATCTCTTTTGCCCCATGCATATGGTCAATATGGACCAAACGATAGAAATCTTggttttcactttcttttcttttttgtatccGTGTTTACTTTTATAGGTGTCCAACATTGTAACCATTGTTCTAGATTTAAGAGTTTACACTGAGCGCAGCGACATTGTGCACACCAGCAGGTCATAATTTGACACTTATTTCGAATTAATGATTAAATAGAATGATGACATGCTAAAATCACTCTCTTTATCGAGTCATCGTAAAACAAGATAATCTTTGTTAAGCCATGgctaaaattccaaaaaaaggaGACCACCTTCCTTTGCCTTTACTGGTTATATATAGTTTTTGAACCACCCATGAATATGGCTGGCATGTTATCTGTCGTGTAAAGATCGATCCAAAAGGATATGGATAATCGTTTACTTTTCCATTAATAGTACttttggccctttttttttgttttttgttttttttttcccgttttttTAATATTCCTTAGACAAACTCCTTTATAAATTCATTCATGCATTATCTAAACACAGTCTGAGGAAAATGCTTCACGCGGTGAGGTTAAGTTTGGTGGGACCTACAATTAAAAGTAACCAATAAAAGTGAAGGTAATGTTTACCCTCACCGAAATTGGCCTCCGGCCGGTACCATGGCATATGTCCCCCTATGTTTTCGTGGTGTGTAAATATAAGAAGGCAAATGTGATGTCGTAATCTAAACAAAAACTAATTACTATTATGGAAGTTAGTTCAAGGATTTATTCTCTATATAGTATCAACCACAATATTGTTGCACAATTCAGAATTTCGAAATTGTAGGGTCACTTTGATGGTATATATTTTATCTGAAACTAGATCGAAGAGCCAAATTCAGGAAATCTATATATACGAATTTAGATCCAACTTTAATTTATCATAATTAGGTGGAGATCTAAGGTCTCCAAATTATATTAAGTGAGATCATGCATTCATATTCCACACGCAACCAATGAGGGATTCATATTATCTAACATCATGCATCTTTTCACGTGCAATCACATTTGAAGCCTATTACCATGCAATCTCTTTATTGACCCGCTTTGATACCACGTAAAAACTTAATTTTCATccaaagaaattaattaaataagtTAATTAAGGCCGGTATCAGGCCAAGAGATCCTAACATTACGTCAAGCTAGCTATCACTTATTACATACGCAAAGAATGTGAGATATATATAACATCGAACATTTTATGCATGAATGtgagatatatatacatataaatagTAATTTTTATCTCTCCTTGTCAACAGGAGAACCAAAAGATAAAACTCAATTAGGACAAGTCAATTTTTGCATGCCCATGCACCAACGTCATAAAGAGGGCAACATGAATGAAAGTTAACTAACTTACTCccctttaataaaaaaaagcaaATGTCCCTTTATAATATGCATGAGGGCTTATCAGAAGAAAATCTGCACAAGAATCCAAAAGGAAACATTTATCGATCCACCACAAAAGTATTGGGTGCAGAATTTGTAGTCGgattgaattttgtttcttcaTTCTCTGCATGCATGCATTGCATTATCTTGTTTAATTATACTCCTATTGGAATTGGATATGCAATGCCATTTCAGCAACCTTTTTAATCCTAATAATTATGGAATAGAGAAAATAAcatctttcatttttattatttagcTTCTTAGCTAAGTTTTGTAACTGTTCTCATTACTAAACTTTTCCTAAACTTTTAAAAATGGTAGGAACGCATTCAAGTGTGTACGTTTATTTGTA
The sequence above is drawn from the Rhododendron vialii isolate Sample 1 chromosome 6a, ASM3025357v1 genome and encodes:
- the LOC131330317 gene encoding thaumatin-like protein 1 translates to MDPILSYPSPLFLSLILLVITRGISGATFTFINTCDYTVWPGILGNTQLGSTGFELPPSRSAALQGPPGWSGRFWGRTGCNFDANSGVGTCATGDCGSNQVECNGAGATPPATLAEFTLGSGSLQDFYDVSLVDGYNLPMIVEAVGGSGVCGATGCIADLNQQCPTELQVDGGQACRSACEAFGSPEYCCSGAYSTPDTCQPSVYSQIFKSACPRSYSYAYDDATSTFTCTGADYAITFCPSLTSQKSSSYSSTPTPPTTGTPTSASPVTSTGTTNGSGFGSGSTDNQTVDSWLPSFIAGDSSKAISRFSTHSTLITTLVTLLIFSFHCL